DNA sequence from the Pseudomonas fluorescens Q2-87 genome:
CTACCAGCCCCGTGAAATCGAAGCCGCCGCCCAGTCGTTCTGGGACGAGCAAAAGTCCTTTGAAGTCAGTGAACAGCCAGGCAAGGAGACTTACTACTGCCTGTCGATGTTCCCTTACCCCAGCGGCAAGCTACACATGGGGCACGTGCGCAACTACACCATCGGCGACGTGATCTCCCGCTACCAGCGCATGCAAGGCAAGAACGTCCTGCAACCGATGGGTTGGGATGCCTTCGGCATGCCGGCGGAAAACGCCGCGATGAAGAACAATGTGGCCCCTGCCAAGTGGACTTACGAAAACATCGCCTACATGAAGACCCAGCTGCGCAGCCTGGGCCTGGCGGTGGATTGGTCCCGCGAGGTCACCACCTGCAAGCCGGACTACTACCGCTGGGAACAATGGCTGTTCACCCGCCTGTTCGAAAAAGGCGTGATCTACCGCAAGAACGGCACCGTCAACTGGGACCCGGTGGACCAGACCGTGCTGGCCAACGAACAAGTGATCGACGGTCGCGGCTGGCGTTCCGGCGCGCTGATCGAGAAGCGCGAGATTCCGATGTACTACTTCAAGATCACCGCCTACGCGGATGAACTCCTGGAGAGCCTCGACGAGCTGACCGGCTGGCCCGAGCAGGTCAAGACCATGCAGCGCAACTGGATCGGCAAGTCCCGGGGCATGGAAGTGCAGTTTCCGTACGACGTCGCCTCCATTGGCGAAGCCGGCAACCTGAAGGTTTTCACCACCCGTCCGGACACCCTGATGGGCGCCACGTATGTCGCCGTGGCCGCTGAGCATCCGCTGGCGACCCTGGCCGCGCGCAACAACCCCGAGCTGCAGGCGTTCATCGCCGAATGCAAGGGCGGCAGCGTCGCCGAAGCCGATGTCGCCACCCAAGAGAAAAAAGGCCTGCCGACCTCGCTGTTCGTCGAGCATCCGCTCACCGGCGAGAAACTGCCGGTATGGGTCGCCAACTACGTCCTGATGCACTACGGCGACGGCGCTGTCATGGCAGTACCCGCCCACGACGAGCGTGATTTCGAGTTCGCGCAAAAGTACAACCTGCCGGTCAAGGCCGTCGTACGCACCAGCGCCGGCGACCAGACCCCGGCGCCTTGGCAGGACGCCTACGGCGAACACGGCGAGTTGATCAACTCCGGTGAGTTCAACGGCCTGGATTTCGCCGGCGCGTTCGATGCCATCGAAGTCGCCCTGATCAAGAAGAACCTCGGTGCCTCCCGCACCCAATTCCGCCTGCGGGATTGGGGCATCAGCCGCCAGCGCTACTGGGGCTGCCCGATCCCGATCGTGCATTGCGATACGTGCGGTGACGTCCCGGTGCCGGAAGACCAACTGCCCGTGGTCCTGCCGGAAGACGTCATCCCCGACGGCGCTGGTTCGCCCCTGGCGCGCATGCCCGAGTTCTATGAGTGCAGCTGCCCGAAATGCGGCGCACCGGCCAAGCGTGAAACCGACACCATGGACACCTTCGTCGAGTCCTCCTGGTATTACGCTCGTTATGCCTCGCCACGCTATGAAGGCGGCCTGGTAGAAAAGTCCGCGGCGGACCACTGGTTGCCGGTGGACCAGTACATCGGCGGCATCGAACACGCCATTCTTCACCTGCTCTATGCGCGCTTCTTCCACAAGCTGATGCGCGACGAAGGCCTGGTGAGCTCCAACGAGCCGTTCAAGAACCTGCTGACCCAAGGCATGGTGATCGCCGAGACCTACTATCGTCGCGAAGCCAACGGTGCCTATACCTGGTTCAACCCGGCGGACGTCGAACTCGAACGCGACAGCAAGGCCAAGGTCATCAGTGCCAAGCTGATCGCAGACGGCCTGCCGGTGGAAATCGGCGGCACCGAGAAGATGGCCAAGTCGAAGAACAACGGCGTCGATCCACAATCGATGATCGACCAGTTCGGC
Encoded proteins:
- the leuS gene encoding leucine--tRNA ligase, whose amino-acid sequence is MHELYQPREIEAAAQSFWDEQKSFEVSEQPGKETYYCLSMFPYPSGKLHMGHVRNYTIGDVISRYQRMQGKNVLQPMGWDAFGMPAENAAMKNNVAPAKWTYENIAYMKTQLRSLGLAVDWSREVTTCKPDYYRWEQWLFTRLFEKGVIYRKNGTVNWDPVDQTVLANEQVIDGRGWRSGALIEKREIPMYYFKITAYADELLESLDELTGWPEQVKTMQRNWIGKSRGMEVQFPYDVASIGEAGNLKVFTTRPDTLMGATYVAVAAEHPLATLAARNNPELQAFIAECKGGSVAEADVATQEKKGLPTSLFVEHPLTGEKLPVWVANYVLMHYGDGAVMAVPAHDERDFEFAQKYNLPVKAVVRTSAGDQTPAPWQDAYGEHGELINSGEFNGLDFAGAFDAIEVALIKKNLGASRTQFRLRDWGISRQRYWGCPIPIVHCDTCGDVPVPEDQLPVVLPEDVIPDGAGSPLARMPEFYECSCPKCGAPAKRETDTMDTFVESSWYYARYASPRYEGGLVEKSAADHWLPVDQYIGGIEHAILHLLYARFFHKLMRDEGLVSSNEPFKNLLTQGMVIAETYYRREANGAYTWFNPADVELERDSKAKVISAKLIADGLPVEIGGTEKMAKSKNNGVDPQSMIDQFGADTCRLFMMFASPPDMSAEWSDSGVEGSHRFLKRVWRLAQGHVTQGLPGKLDVAGLNDEQKAIRRAIHLAIKQASHDVGQNHKFNTAIAQVMTLMNVLEKAAQVTEQDRALVHEGLEAVTLLLAPITPHISHELWNRLGHADPVIDAGWPVVDESALVQDSLTLVIQVNGKLRGQIEMPAAATREEVEAAARANENVLRFVDGLTIRKVIVVPGKLVNIVAS